Below is a genomic region from Hypomesus transpacificus isolate Combined female chromosome 1, fHypTra1, whole genome shotgun sequence.
ACACCTTCAACCACTGCCCACCCCTGGGGGTCTGATATTGATGGACCAGCCATGGAGCTCTGGTAGCCAAATTGAGTCCTGGAAGGGAAAACAGCCACCCTGCCAGCCCAGTCCAGGGGGTACTCTCCCTGGGGAGCCCACATTGTAGAGCTCTGCTGGGTTACAGTTTGGGGCTGAATTGGAATGGAGGAAGGGTGAGGGTATTGGAATGGCTGAGGCTGAGGTGGGTGGAAGGGGTGgaaatggggaggaggggggagggattcaAGGGTGTGATGGGAGAATTGGGTACTCTTGGGGTTAAAGGACAGCATGGTATGTGGACTGGCCAATTGGTAGCGAGCATGTGTCAACCAGGAAGACTGAAATGAGTGGGAGCTGCAGTCCAGTTGGCCATTCTGAGTCTGAGGAACTTGAGCTGAGGAATGGAGATAAATACCAGAGGGTTGATAAAAAATTGGACAGGACGTGTGTAACTAAATGTATAAATGgcattatatgtatatatttgtacagtatgtgtgaagtatgtttttttttaccttgggAAAGCGGAGCTTTAGCACTGATAGGGGACCCTGTCCCTgtcttctcctccatcctccttatGCTCTCCTTCAAGTGTTGCTGTGGAGTTGAAGGACGCTTTGAGAGACTACAGATACACAACGCAAGCCATGCATAATcatatatttataaataaaacctgGAAAAGATTAACAATGTATACCTTTCTCTGGGCAGACAAGGTTTTCTCTTTGAGCTCCTGCTGCCATCTGGGGTAATTATCATCCAGATACTTCTCATACTCTACCTAGAGTATTGAAAAAGCACAGAGTATTTTTATTGagagtttgtgtgggtgtgtacaatAAATATGAGTGTTCctcacccctgtgtgtgtgtggcacaagGAGAGCATGcatacgtgtttgtgtgcgtgtggtgggtGGGGTCCACCAGCACAATGTCTTGTTACTGCTTATACACTGGATCATGCCTGTCtctagacagtgtgtgtgtgtgtgcttactcgTATAGTGTTCATGGCTGCTGTGCGGGCGACCATGTCTCTCAGTGTGTCCTGGGCTCTCTCAaactcctgcagcagctgtttATTCTGCTGCTGAGCTCGTCGTTCTCGCTCACTCAGTTCCTGCCATCGCCACTGCAGCCGCACTGCCCtgctactgcacacacacacacacacacattagtgagTAAATTCCGGACACAAATACAGATGCCTGTTTTTCGTCTATTTTACTCACAGACGTTGGTCTCTCTGAAAGGTCAGTAGGTCACTCTGCAGTTCGATCCTCCTGCGCTCACTAGGAACAACAAAGACAGGCAGGACAGTCAAGCATGCTCAGTCACTGTTGAAAATTGATCCCCCGTCTGGGCAGAGCCAAGGCATATTTGGATGAGCAAAGAGCTTTAAGGAATATACAAACGTAAATTCCTCCAATCGTTTAGGCTCTGGCTTTCTGAGCTAGCTCTATTTAGAAGAAAAGAGTGAACCCTAATGGTGGAATTAGGTATACTGTTCTATTCATACAGGATTGTAATGTAACTGTTATAAAGAGCTAAATCATACATTTTGTTAAATTGCACAAAAATATATTAGCATACGGATGTCACAAAACAAGTGACCACATGACCTCATTTTGGGACAAAACTTGTAAACTGTAGGTAACACCCGGGACGTCTCGCAAAATTCTGAGAAATTATCCTATGACGGCAATTGTCTCACCTGTTAATCAGGTTTTGCTGTCCTTGTTCTCTTAAACTATTGCGGACCTTTTCGCTTTCATTCCAGACGGGCATCATTTCTCTTTCACTGTCTGAGCGTGAGCTTTAGACCAAAAAAAATACAGCCATGCGACGGCAAAAGATTAACATGGATTAGAGGTTGGGTGAGGATTATTTGTTTAGTGGGGGGTTAGACGTCACTGTCATTGCAACAAATACTAAATCTAATATCTGACATTCTACAAATCTACATTTGACATAGGACAGTAGGGAATATGTTTAATATCGTATCCTATTCTTAAATTGACCCTGTCTGCGTTTGCCTTCTATCTTCATATTGGTATTTTTCTAAGCATGTGCCACCTGCCAACCTCTAACATATATTCTTCACAATCTATTTAATAGTTTCaaggctctcaagtctcacacatttgccGTGAGAATAACGCATTTTAACTATTTCTCACGCATATCTTCACGATATCTTCTTGCCAGACGCAGGCATGCGGAGGTAAATGTTCTGCTGAGTTGAGCGCTGTCTCAAGTTACACATGAGTTAAATGCcacctaccagccaatcagaaacaccagcaatttGTTGCGGAACTGAAAATGTTTTGGGGACAACAAACTATGTAACACAGGAATCAACCTAGTCTTTCGCCAAATAATGTACACTCTTTGGTTTCGCTTGTATTATCAGAAAACAAGCACCGGTTTACCAGAATTGATTATCATGGTCAATACCTCGATGTTTACAAGATAATTTGTACCTTTTTGTAAAACCTTTTTGTATTGTGTATGATTAGAAAATAAAAGGCTCCCAACGTTTGGATTACAAACATGTTGCTTGTCCGTCCATGAAAATCATCCCCTATTTGACGTCAGACTGAATCAGTGGAACTGTCAAAGGAACAACGCGCACAATATGACCAGTTTTGCGAGTGGAGTGTACTGTCGTGTTGAAAGGGTATGTCGCCATCTGCCCATTGTCCTGAACACCGTACTGGTCTTTTCCATCACTGCAGAAGTGAGCTATTTGGTTCTGGTAGGAGCGCCCCTGGAAGCGGAACAGAAAAAGACCCAGTGGTCTACCGTGTGGAAGTCACTACACCTGCTTGCACAATACTTTATGCTTGGAAACATTACTTGGAATGCCTCACTCTTCCTCAAGACTAGTCCTAGCATTCGGGGAGTGTTCCTTGGTGGAGAGGCAGTGGGACAAGGCTGGAGGTAAGTCTTAATAAGTCTTACTAATGTCATAGGCTAATTCCTGGGTGTGTAATTTGTCTGAAACCAGGGGGGtaagggttaaccctaaccctgtctttAAGAAATACTTTTACTATGCTAGTTCCAATATCCTCATCCAAAGGCTAATGCTGTGTGAATGCGTATTATAATTTTGCAACAATAAATGTATATCTGAGTTCTTGATCTCATGACACATTTCTCCATAACTGCCAGGTACTGCTACACGTGTGAGACGCACACTCCCCCGCGCTGCTCCCACTGCTATGATTGCAAAGTGTGTGTTCTGCGGCGAGACCACCACTGTGTGTTCTTCGGCCAGTGCGTTGGCTTCCGGAACTACCGCTACTTCCTGAGCTGCCTGCTGTTCATGTGGGCGGGGCTTCTTTATGCGGTGGTGATGAACGCTGAGGTGTTCATCGTCATCCTGAAGGAGGGGGTCAGCCTGCACAGTGTCCTGCTGCTGGTCATGCCCTGGATCATGCTGGTCtccggtcagtgtgtgtgcgcatgtgtgcttGAAGAAGtctcgtgtttgtgtgtgcaagagaacaagagagagaaaagatgtaTGTTTATTATTCTGAAAGAGGGCTTGTCCGTCGTGATCGTCGAGAGTCTTGGtggaaatgagagagggaggtggtgtcGAATTTTCATTCAGTGTCAGTTAACGTTTTTCCCTATCATACTCTAACCTCCCGTCCCTTCTTCAGGCCAAGTGTCGGCACGGGCGTTTGCCTTTGCCTTCATCGCTGACACCTGTGTGGTGGGCTTTCTGCTGGtggcctccttcctcttcttccacaTTTTCCTGCTCCTGCGAGGGCAGACGACCCGTGAGTGGTACTCCAAACGCAGGCCTTATAACCTGGGCGTGGTGGGCAACCTGCGCCACTATCTTGGCCTCCGCTGGTACCTCTGTTGGCTCtgccccctcatcccctcccccctgcccgggGACGGTATCTACTTCCAGGTCACTGGGTCGCTGGAACCTGCCCGGTAAACCCCTGCTGTCAGTTCATTATGAATGATCTAGGAAAGCACTGTACTGTTTGCATCAGCATGTGGGTGGGGTAATTTATACCTGTTTGAGGTGCTGAAGTGTTGCCCTGCCTTTACCCAGCTCCCTGCCCTGTATGCTGAGAAGGCAGCTCTAAATCATAGGCAGCAGTGTTCATGGTAAATCTGGTATTTTGACCAAGTGTCGGAAGCAGCTCTAATAATATGATATAATATACTGTTTACTTTCCTAAGCTTGTATAATCAGCCTCATACTGATTATACAAGCCAGGGAAGGTAAACTGTGGAATCTGCAGTGTTTACAGAGCCTTGGAGCTTTAAAGTAGAATTGGAATTTGACACTGAAAACAATAAGGTTTTGATTGATGATCAATTGATTCAATCTTTTTCAAGGTCTCCTGTGAAAATAAGTTCTGACTCAACCACGCCATCTATAGATCATCCGGTGACCATACAGGAGTTGTTGTCAGTCCTGCTGTTTTTAATAATCTGTtcttatatacagtatgtgtgggtgtttgaTGATGACACTTTCATTATGCTCTGGTCTCATTTACAGTGCCAATTTTGATTACGGTTGTTTTTAATGTGTTTTTCCCCCAACGTTTGTCTTTGCCTTTTTGTATGTACTCCTTGATTGCAGCCAAAACAGATGTGTCATTTTCCCTGTTGGTCATTTCAACGTGGAAAATTATGTTGATTATCAGTAGTATTTTGCTGACATTTTCTGAAAATACtgtattattttgtttgttttaaaaggGTAATAAAGGATTATATTAGCCATCGGAATGCTATGTTTTGTTATACATGGCCTGTATATTGTTTGTGGATTCATTCTGTTTTGTTGTTATTTAGCAGAATTGAATTCATTGAGTGCAAGAGTAAACACCAACAGCCTATTAAAATACCAATGACGTGTGTAGTTTTCATTCTACATTCGTTAAACAGCGTCAAAATCCGTGAACGCTACTTGTCGTGCGCCCCACCCTTTTGGCGCGTTCACTAATGGTGGCACGAAGAGCGCCAGAAAACACCCCTTGTGACGGAGCATTGTAAAGACGGGAACTATGTGGTATGGGAGCGCAGAAGACTGGGAGTGATGAGGATGTGTGATGACGACCGACGTTTACTGGTTGATTTATAGGCTACTTTGAAGCCATAATTGTTCGCAAAATTCATATTGCGTCTTCGTTACAGCGGACAAGGATGCTCGTAGTACAAATGATGCTCTGAGTCTGATGAatgagacagatggatggaagcCGGGAATGCCGAATCTGAATCTTCATGGATG
It encodes:
- the zdhhc24 gene encoding probable palmitoyltransferase ZDHHC24 isoform X2 — its product is MTSFASGVYCRVERVCRHLPIVLNTVLVFSITAEVSYLVLVGAPLEAEQKKTQWSTVWKSLHLLAQYFMLGNITWNASLFLKTSPSIRGVFLGGEAVGQGWRYCYTCETHTPPRCSHCYDCKVCVLRRDHHCVFFGQCVGFRNYRYFLSCLLFMWAGLLYAVVMNAEVFIVILKEGVSLHSVLLLVMPWIMLVSGQVSARAFAFAFIADTCVVGFLLVASFLFFHIFLLLRGQTTREWYSKRRPYNLGVVGNLRHYLGLRWYLCWLCPLIPSPLPGDGIYFQVTGSLEPARSLPCMLRRQL
- the zdhhc24 gene encoding probable palmitoyltransferase ZDHHC24 isoform X1, producing the protein MTSFASGVYCRVERVCRHLPIVLNTVLVFSITAEVSYLVLVGAPLEAEQKKTQWSTVWKSLHLLAQYFMLGNITWNASLFLKTSPSIRGVFLGGEAVGQGWRYCYTCETHTPPRCSHCYDCKVCVLRRDHHCVFFGQCVGFRNYRYFLSCLLFMWAGLLYAVVMNAEVFIVILKEGVSLHSVLLLVMPWIMLVSGQVSARAFAFAFIADTCVVGFLLVASFLFFHIFLLLRGQTTREWYSKRRPYNLGVVGNLRHYLGLRWYLCWLCPLIPSPLPGDGIYFQVTGSLEPARSPVKISSDSTTPSIDHPVTIQELLSVLLFLIICSYIQYVWVFDDDTFIMLWSHLQCQF
- the zdhhc24 gene encoding probable palmitoyltransferase ZDHHC24 isoform X3, translated to MTSFASGVYCRVERVCRHLPIVLNTVLVFSITAEVSYLVLVGAPLEAEQKKTQWSTVWKSLHLLAQYFMLGNITWNASLFLKTSPSIRGVFLGGEAVGQGWRYCYTCETHTPPRCSHCYDCKVCVLRRDHHCVFFGQCVGFRNYRYFLSCLLFMWAGLLYAVVMNAEVFIVILKEGVSLHSVLLLVMPWIMLVSGQVSARAFAFAFIADTCVVGFLLVASFLFFHIFLLLRGQTTREWYSKRRPYNLGVVGNLRHYLGLRWYLCWLCPLIPSPLPGDGIYFQVTGSLEPAR